The DNA segment aaagaGATCCGACGTTTTGGTATAAAGGGAAAATTGAGTCCTCGCTTTATCGGACCTTTCGAAATTTTGGAACGAGTTGGCGAAGTTTCTTATCGGTTAGCTCTACCGCCACAATTTTCGCACGtgcataatgtgttccatatttCACTATTTCACTGTTACGTGGGTATAATTACCATCCTCTCCATGTTGTGAACTATTCCCTACACGAGATTCGTGAGGACTTATCATACGAAGAGGAACCAGAGGCTATTTTGGACCGACAAGAACGCGTGATGCGTAAGAAATCTTTTCCGTTCGTCAAAATCTTGTGGAAAAACCATCCAGAACGTGAAGCCACTTGGGAATCGGAGGAAGCAATCCGTTCTCAATATCCATATCTATTCGAAACCTAAGGTTAGTGTTCCTAATAGTTAAATTTTCGCGCATCAAACTCACTTGTGTGTCTTTTTGACTATTTTCCTAATTGTGTTTGTAACTTCATTATCATTAATCGCATCGTTAATGTGTAACATACATTAACATGAATAGTATACCATATTTGTAATCGctaatttcggggacgaaattatTTTAAGGGGTAGAGAGTTGAAATACCCATattgtatagtgttatataatgCTAATTTCGAGGGACGAATTTTTTTTAAGGGAGGTAGAATTATAATATACGGGACTTTCAAAACCCTAAGATGATTAATGTCATAAGTAGTACCACTAAGTCGGATATTTATTGTCATGAATACTATGTCAactttttagtaaaaaaaaataaaaaaaataaaggtgTAATATTCTATAATGATAATTATCATAGTAATATCTTATAAAAAAGGAAATTAAATTATATTACCAACTAAATGTATGGATAAATGACAATTGTGTTGTGATTTTCTACAACCGTCAAAAGAAAAAAATAGCGAAACCAAAATAtgaaaataacaataataataaaataatagtaaGCAAATCCCAATTCAAATTTGGGTTCAACCCCATACTCGTGTCTTGAAACTGAAGgtaagaaaaaataaataaatttgaaatgAGTTAAATATGGAGTAATTGTACAGCAAACATTTTTTCACAAATAAAAGTGATTTCCATATCTCCGACATTATTTACGTTGCTTTCCATTCTAACAATTCTGTTGCACAATTCATGGGATTTCGAATCCCTTTAAACGATCAGCTATATTAATCGATCTCGCCAATTCATTCCGAAACTTGTTTTCTCCCTCTCGTTCTACCTTTCGTGTGACAACCCAAACTTCCGAGGTCAGTAATGTTATTTATCAGATTCTAGTTTCTCGTTGTCCATCCCTCTTAATTGTGATTAAACGCGTGGTGCTAGCATTCCAATTTATCATTCGTACCTTTTGTGTTTGGGTCGCGTCTTAGTATACCTTTAGTTATAGGTGGGTCACGTTTATTTTATGCACACGACTCATACACATGGACTACCTTAGATTGCATCGCTCGAGCCCGACACCAACCGAAACCCAAACTAGACTCGTTTCAGCATCTAGATGTGCGGTTGGGCCTTGTAGAGCCCAATGGGCACTGATTTAGTGACCGGCCTATGGGGCTTAGATTATATCTACATGTAGTTACGTGCAATGATTCAAAACAATCATATCCCGAACCCTAGACTTCTCTAAGTCGTGCACGGCAGTTGTGAAGTTCAACCTCTTCCTGTTCGAGTTAACATCCTGATCAATCCGGTTCCGGTTAGTGTTGCCCAGCTATTGATTTCTTTTACCTGTGTAATAGTGAATGATTAAATGATAGAGTTATGTGATCGATGATTATGGTGTCCTAGTAATTGTGATTAGCATACTTATTGATCGCATTGGTTAAACAAAGTGTATGCATGTGAGATGCAGTCTACTAACTTATTTGGTCCAATTAGATTTAGTTACACATGTGAACTCTAAATTGAAACTGCACATTTGACCTTATCACATGCAATGATGTTGGCCATGTTAAATACAATTCTTTAGAAATAATCAACAACCTCTAATTACTTTGTCAGTATCACATGAATTGgtctaatcaaataatggttctTCCAAGTTAATGGCTTATGTCAAGACAAAAGTTAAAGGTCCAATAGAGTTGTAGAATGGTGGGTGAGGACTAGATAGGGTTGGCTGATTTTGAAGGTGTAAATGGCGGCCCATGTGACCTTATCAAGGTTGTCTGCTAGTACTAGGATGATGTCGTGTGTGATGTGGTCCCTATGGACGCGTGTCACTTATTGTTGGGCAGGCCTTGGGAGTACGAGCGTAATATAGAACATAACGGGCGGTCCAATACGTATAGTTTCCTGTTTGGTGGTGTGAAGATCACTCTTGTTCCTAGCAAGCCTAAGCAATTAGCCACGAAACAGTCGGGCACTTTGTTGACCATTAGTCAGTTTCAAGATGAGTTGGAGGAAGcagacaatgtttttattttgattgggAAGCCTGTGGCCGAGGAAGTCGACATTCCTGAATGTATGGTTCCGTTATtcga comes from the Helianthus annuus cultivar XRQ/B chromosome 4, HanXRQr2.0-SUNRISE, whole genome shotgun sequence genome and includes:
- the LOC118491420 gene encoding uncharacterized protein LOC118491420, with translation MDACHLLLGRPWEYERNIEHNGRSNTYSFLFGGVKITLVPSKPKQLATKQSGTLLTISQFQDELEEADNVFILIGKPVAEEVDIPECMVPLFEEFVDVFPDDLPAGLPPLRDIQHHIDLEPGSQLPNKPHYRMSPKEHEE